In one window of Thalassococcus arenae DNA:
- a CDS encoding carboxyl transferase domain-containing protein produces the protein MKLTSQALTNSETFRSNRDAHLKALAEIEAAAALAAEGGGQKARDRHVARGKMLPRDRVANLLDPGSPFLEVGATAAHGLYDGAAPCAGVIAGVGRVMGRQVMVVCNDATVKGGTYYPMTVKKHLRAQEIAEENRLPCLYLVDSGGANLPNQDEVFPDRDHFGRIFYNQARMSAAGIAQIAVVMGSCTAGGAYVPAMSDVSIIVREQGTIFLAGPPLVKAATGEVVTAEDLGGGDVHTRLSGVADYLAEDDAHALALARRAVGSLGGGGVNPALQPVEAPLYDPDELLGVVPADLRTPYDIREVIARLVDGSYFDEFKARFGETLVCGFAKLHGMDCGIVANNGVLFSESAQKGAHFVELCSQRRIPLVFLQNITGFMVGRKYENEGIARHGAKMVTAVATTAVPKVTMLVGGSFGAGNYGMAGRAYQPRFLWTWPNSRISVMGGEQAAGVLATVKRDAIERGGDTWSAEDEAAFKRPTIEMFERQAHPLYASARLWDDGVIDPRKSRDVLGLSLAAALNAPVEETRFGVFRM, from the coding sequence ATGAAACTGACCTCGCAGGCGCTGACCAACTCCGAGACCTTCCGCAGCAACCGCGATGCCCATCTCAAGGCGCTGGCCGAGATCGAGGCGGCGGCGGCCCTGGCCGCGGAAGGCGGCGGTCAAAAGGCGCGCGATCGGCACGTGGCGCGCGGCAAGATGCTGCCGCGCGACCGGGTGGCGAACCTGCTGGACCCGGGCTCGCCCTTTCTCGAAGTGGGCGCGACGGCGGCGCACGGGCTCTACGACGGCGCGGCGCCCTGCGCGGGCGTGATCGCCGGGGTGGGACGCGTGATGGGACGTCAGGTCATGGTGGTGTGCAACGACGCCACGGTGAAGGGCGGCACCTATTACCCGATGACGGTCAAGAAACACCTGCGCGCCCAGGAGATCGCCGAGGAAAACCGGCTGCCTTGCCTCTACCTGGTGGACAGCGGCGGCGCCAACCTGCCCAACCAGGACGAGGTCTTTCCCGACCGCGACCATTTCGGGCGCATCTTCTACAACCAGGCGCGGATGAGTGCTGCGGGCATCGCGCAGATCGCCGTGGTGATGGGCTCGTGCACCGCCGGGGGCGCCTATGTGCCGGCGATGTCGGACGTGTCGATCATCGTGCGCGAGCAGGGCACGATCTTTCTTGCCGGCCCGCCACTGGTCAAGGCTGCCACGGGCGAAGTGGTGACGGCAGAAGACCTGGGCGGCGGCGACGTGCACACGCGGCTGTCCGGCGTGGCCGATTACCTCGCCGAGGACGACGCCCACGCGCTGGCGCTGGCGCGGCGCGCGGTGGGGTCGCTGGGGGGCGGCGGGGTGAACCCCGCCCTACAGCCTGTCGAGGCGCCGCTTTATGACCCCGACGAATTGCTGGGTGTGGTGCCGGCCGACCTGCGCACGCCCTACGACATCCGCGAGGTGATCGCGCGGCTGGTGGACGGATCGTATTTCGACGAGTTCAAGGCGCGGTTCGGCGAAACCCTGGTCTGCGGCTTTGCCAAGCTGCACGGCATGGATTGCGGGATCGTCGCCAATAACGGCGTGCTGTTTTCGGAAAGCGCCCAGAAGGGCGCGCATTTCGTCGAGCTGTGTTCGCAGCGCCGCATCCCGCTGGTGTTCCTGCAGAACATCACCGGCTTCATGGTGGGCCGGAAATACGAGAACGAAGGCATCGCCCGGCACGGCGCCAAGATGGTCACGGCGGTGGCGACCACCGCGGTGCCCAAGGTGACGATGCTGGTGGGCGGGTCGTTCGGCGCGGGCAATTACGGCATGGCAGGGCGCGCCTACCAGCCGCGGTTCCTGTGGACATGGCCCAACAGCCGCATCTCGGTCATGGGCGGCGAACAGGCGGCGGGCGTGCTGGCCACGGTGAAACGCGACGCCATCGAACGCGGCGGCGACACCTGGTCGGCCGAGGACGAGGCCGCGTTCAAGCGCCCCACCATCGAGATGTTCGAACGCCAGGCGCACCCGCTCTACGCCAGCGCCCGGCTTTGGGATGACGGCGTGATCGACCCGCGCAAATCCCGCGACGTCCTGGGACTGAGCCTGGCCGCGGCGTTGAACGCGCCGGTCGAAGAGACGCGGTTTGGCGTGTTCAGGATGTGA
- a CDS encoding HAD-IA family hydrolase: MRCVIFDLDGTLADTSGDLIAAANHCFDRMGVAERLDPVTDAATAFRGGRAMLRLGLGRMGAVSEDEVDRWYPELLRAYGEAIDTHTRLYPGAVDAVEALRRAGYAVGICTNKPEGLAETLTARLGVRGLFASLVGADTLPTRKPDVAPYWAAVDGAGGRRDASLIVGDTETDRKTARAAARPCILVTFGPDGDAVRGLDPEGVIGHFGDLGNEVARLIG; this comes from the coding sequence ATGCGCTGTGTGATCTTTGACCTCGACGGCACGCTGGCCGATACCAGCGGCGATCTGATCGCCGCGGCCAATCACTGCTTTGACCGGATGGGCGTTGCGGAACGGCTGGATCCTGTGACCGATGCCGCCACCGCCTTTCGCGGCGGAAGGGCGATGCTGCGTCTGGGTCTGGGACGGATGGGCGCGGTATCAGAGGATGAGGTGGATCGCTGGTATCCGGAATTGCTGCGCGCCTATGGCGAAGCGATTGACACCCATACGCGTCTGTATCCGGGCGCCGTCGACGCGGTCGAGGCGTTGCGGCGCGCCGGGTATGCGGTGGGCATCTGCACCAACAAGCCCGAGGGTCTGGCCGAAACGCTGACCGCGCGTCTGGGCGTGCGCGGGTTGTTCGCCTCTCTGGTGGGGGCCGACACGTTGCCGACGCGCAAGCCCGATGTCGCGCCCTACTGGGCGGCGGTGGACGGAGCCGGTGGGCGGCGCGACGCGTCGCTGATCGTCGGCGACACCGAAACCGACCGCAAAACCGCACGCGCCGCGGCGCGCCCCTGCATCCTGGTGACGTTCGGGCCGGATGGCGACGCGGTGCGCGGGCTCGACCCTGAGGGCGTGATCGGCCATTTCGGCGATCTCGGCAACGAGGTGGCCCGGCTGATCGGCTAG
- a CDS encoding isovaleryl-CoA dehydrogenase has translation MFLGSMGFDLGEDVEALREAVHRWAQERVKPMAAQIDRDNVFPHALWREMGDLGLLGITVDEAYGGSGMGYLAHTVAVEEVARASASVSLSYGAHSNLCVNQIKLNGTEDQKRKYLPGLISGEHVGALAMSEPSAGSDVVSMKLRADKRNDRFVLNGNKYWITNGPDADTLVVYAKTDPEAGSKGITAFLIEKAMKGFSTSPHFDKLGMRGSNTAELIFDDVEVPFENVLGEEGKGVAVLMSGLDYERVVLAGIGLGIMAACMDEVMPYLKERKQFGRPIGEFQLMQGKIADMYTAMNSARAYVYAVAKACDRGDVTRQDAAACCLYASEEAMKQAHQAVQALGGAGFLSDAPVSRLFRDAKLMEIGAGTSEIRRMLVGRELMAQVG, from the coding sequence ATGTTCCTAGGATCAATGGGATTCGATCTGGGCGAGGACGTCGAGGCGCTGCGCGAGGCGGTGCATCGCTGGGCGCAGGAGCGGGTCAAGCCGATGGCGGCGCAGATCGACCGTGACAACGTCTTTCCGCATGCACTGTGGCGCGAGATGGGCGATCTGGGCCTTCTGGGGATCACCGTGGACGAGGCATATGGCGGCTCGGGCATGGGTTATCTCGCCCACACCGTCGCGGTCGAGGAAGTGGCCCGGGCCAGCGCTTCGGTCAGCCTGTCCTATGGCGCGCATTCCAACCTTTGCGTCAACCAGATCAAGCTGAACGGAACCGAAGACCAGAAGCGCAAATACCTGCCCGGCCTGATTTCGGGCGAACATGTGGGCGCGCTGGCCATGTCCGAACCGTCGGCCGGGTCGGACGTCGTATCGATGAAGTTGCGCGCGGACAAGCGCAACGACCGCTTTGTGCTGAACGGCAACAAATACTGGATCACCAACGGCCCCGATGCCGACACGCTGGTGGTCTATGCCAAGACCGACCCGGAGGCCGGTTCCAAGGGCATCACCGCTTTCCTGATCGAAAAGGCGATGAAGGGGTTCTCGACCTCTCCGCATTTCGACAAGCTGGGCATGCGCGGATCGAACACCGCCGAGCTGATCTTCGACGATGTCGAGGTGCCGTTCGAGAATGTCCTGGGCGAGGAAGGCAAGGGCGTCGCCGTGCTGATGTCGGGGCTGGACTACGAGCGCGTGGTTCTGGCGGGCATCGGCCTGGGTATCATGGCCGCCTGCATGGACGAGGTCATGCCCTATCTGAAGGAACGCAAGCAGTTCGGCCGCCCGATCGGGGAGTTCCAGCTGATGCAGGGCAAGATCGCCGACATGTATACCGCGATGAATTCCGCCCGTGCCTATGTCTATGCGGTGGCCAAGGCCTGCGACCGGGGCGACGTGACCCGGCAGGACGCGGCGGCCTGCTGCCTTTACGCCTCGGAAGAGGCGATGAAACAGGCGCATCAGGCGGTGCAGGCGCTTGGCGGGGCCGGGTTCCTGTCGGACGCGCCGGTATCGCGGCTGTTCCGCGACGCCAAGCTGATGGAGATCGGCGCCGGCACCTCGGAAATCCGGCGGATGCTGGTGGGGCGCGAGCTGATGGCACAGGTGGGCTGA
- the glmS gene encoding glutamine--fructose-6-phosphate transaminase (isomerizing) yields the protein MCGIVGVLGDHEVAPILVEALRRLEYRGYDSAGIATVNNGQLDRRRAVGKLVNLSDLLVHDPLPGKSGIGHTRWATHGAPTTGNAHPHRAGRVAVVHNGIIENYKELRAELAGHGIRPETETDTETVALLCQHHLDQGKTPVDAAVATIDALKGAFALVFLFDGEADLLIAARKGSPLAIGHGDGEMYVGSDAIALAPLTNRITYLEEGDRAVVTRAGAEIRDQAGKLANREIREIRLESARIDKGGYKHFMAKEIAEQPGVLSNALRAYLNRDTIALPVEGLDFNKIDRLVMVACGTAFYACLTAKYWFEKLAGLPVEVDIASEFRYREPPIPSGTVALFVSQSGETADTLAALRYCRDKADRIISVVNVPESSIARESDIALPIHAGVEVGVASTKAFTCQLNVLLLLALKAAHARGRMDDAALAGMLDDLRGMPGLFNAALDRDGVIAQAAQKIAEARDVLFLGRGLMYPLALEGALKLKEISYIHAEAYASGELKHGPIALIDKSVPVIVMAPRDSLFEKTVSNMQEVMARGGKVCLITDAAGAQEAGGDVWQVIRMPEVSETLAPLLYALPAQLLAYHAAIAKGTDVDQPRNLAKSVTVE from the coding sequence ATGTGCGGTATTGTTGGTGTCCTGGGGGACCACGAAGTCGCCCCGATCCTGGTCGAAGCGCTGCGCAGGCTGGAATATCGCGGCTATGACAGCGCCGGGATCGCGACGGTCAACAACGGCCAACTGGACCGCCGCCGCGCCGTCGGCAAGCTGGTCAACCTGTCGGACCTGCTGGTCCACGACCCGCTCCCCGGCAAGTCCGGGATCGGGCATACCCGCTGGGCGACCCATGGTGCGCCGACCACCGGCAACGCCCATCCGCATCGCGCCGGACGGGTCGCCGTGGTGCATAACGGGATCATCGAGAACTACAAGGAACTGCGCGCCGAACTGGCCGGCCACGGCATCCGCCCGGAAACCGAAACCGACACCGAAACCGTCGCCCTGCTGTGTCAGCACCATCTTGACCAGGGCAAGACACCGGTCGACGCCGCCGTGGCGACGATCGACGCGCTCAAGGGCGCATTCGCGCTGGTCTTCCTGTTCGATGGCGAAGCAGATCTTCTGATCGCCGCCCGCAAGGGCAGCCCGCTGGCCATCGGCCATGGCGACGGCGAGATGTATGTCGGCTCCGACGCCATCGCACTGGCGCCCTTGACCAACCGGATCACCTATCTCGAAGAGGGCGACCGCGCCGTGGTGACCCGGGCCGGCGCCGAGATCCGCGACCAGGCCGGCAAGCTGGCCAATCGTGAAATTCGCGAGATCCGTCTGGAAAGCGCCCGTATCGACAAGGGCGGCTACAAGCACTTCATGGCCAAGGAAATCGCGGAACAACCCGGCGTCCTGTCGAACGCCCTGCGCGCCTATCTCAACCGCGACACCATCGCCCTGCCCGTCGAGGGACTGGACTTCAACAAGATCGACCGGCTGGTCATGGTGGCTTGCGGAACCGCCTTTTACGCTTGTCTCACCGCGAAATACTGGTTCGAGAAACTCGCCGGATTGCCCGTCGAGGTCGATATCGCCAGCGAATTCCGCTATCGCGAGCCGCCCATCCCGTCCGGGACGGTCGCGCTGTTCGTCAGTCAGTCGGGCGAAACCGCCGACACGCTGGCCGCTTTGCGCTATTGCCGGGACAAGGCCGACCGGATCATTTCGGTGGTCAACGTGCCCGAAAGCTCCATCGCCCGTGAAAGCGATATCGCTCTGCCGATCCATGCCGGGGTCGAGGTCGGTGTCGCCTCGACCAAGGCCTTTACCTGTCAGCTCAACGTCCTGTTGCTTTTGGCGCTCAAGGCCGCCCACGCGCGCGGCCGGATGGACGATGCCGCACTGGCGGGCATGCTGGATGACCTGCGCGGCATGCCAGGGCTGTTCAACGCGGCGCTGGATCGCGACGGGGTCATCGCACAAGCCGCCCAGAAGATCGCCGAAGCCCGCGACGTGCTGTTCCTGGGCCGCGGCCTGATGTACCCGCTGGCCCTGGAAGGCGCGCTGAAACTCAAGGAAATCAGCTATATCCACGCCGAGGCCTATGCCTCGGGCGAACTCAAGCACGGCCCCATCGCGCTGATCGACAAATCCGTCCCGGTGATCGTCATGGCGCCGCGGGATTCGCTGTTCGAAAAGACCGTGTCGAACATGCAGGAAGTCATGGCCCGCGGCGGCAAGGTCTGCCTGATCACCGATGCGGCGGGTGCGCAGGAGGCCGGCGGCGATGTCTGGCAGGTGATCCGCATGCCCGAGGTGTCGGAAACGCTGGCGCCGCTGCTCTATGCCCTGCCCGCGCAATTGCTGGCCTACCACGCCGCCATCGCCAAGGGCACCGATGTCGATCAGCCGCGCAACCTGGCCAAGTCCGTGACGGTGGAATGA
- a CDS encoding DegT/DnrJ/EryC1/StrS family aminotransferase, translating to MSEIFKGSFTQQEPIPDEAIEAALTVLRTGRLHRYNTAAGEAGEVALLEQEFGAFTGAKYCLAVASGGYALGCALRAVGVGPGDPVLTNAFTLAPVPGSIASVGARPVFVGVTENLVIDLDDLQAKSAEAKVLLLSHMRGHLCDMDRLMAICDAAGITVIEDCAHTMGATWNGVPSGRHGAVGCYSTQTYKHINSGEGGFLVTDDEEIAARAVMLSGSYMLYERHLAAPGPEVFERVKYVTPNVSGRMDHLRAAILRPQLRALNSQADAWNARYSVVEDGLRGTPGLTLVERDPRGRFVGSSFQFLLLDWAAERVADVVARCAARGVELKWFGGAEPKGFTSRYDSWRYAESAPMPASDRILAGILDMRLPLTFSVDDCALIARIVRSEVSAVFQSA from the coding sequence ATGAGCGAGATATTCAAAGGCAGTTTCACCCAGCAAGAACCGATCCCCGACGAGGCGATCGAGGCGGCCTTGACGGTTTTGCGCACTGGCCGGTTGCACCGCTACAACACCGCCGCCGGCGAGGCGGGCGAAGTGGCGCTGCTCGAGCAGGAATTCGGCGCCTTTACCGGGGCCAAATACTGCCTGGCGGTGGCCTCGGGCGGCTACGCCCTGGGCTGCGCGCTGCGGGCGGTGGGGGTAGGGCCGGGCGATCCGGTGCTGACTAACGCCTTTACCCTCGCGCCGGTGCCGGGGTCCATCGCCTCGGTGGGCGCGCGACCGGTCTTTGTCGGCGTGACGGAAAACCTGGTCATCGACCTTGACGATCTGCAAGCCAAGTCTGCCGAGGCCAAGGTTCTGCTGCTCAGCCACATGCGCGGCCATCTGTGCGACATGGACCGCCTGATGGCGATCTGCGACGCCGCCGGGATCACGGTCATCGAGGATTGCGCGCACACGATGGGTGCCACCTGGAACGGTGTGCCATCGGGGCGTCACGGCGCCGTGGGTTGCTATTCCACCCAGACCTACAAGCACATCAACTCGGGCGAGGGCGGTTTTCTCGTCACCGATGACGAAGAGATCGCGGCGCGGGCGGTGATGCTGTCCGGGTCCTACATGCTTTACGAACGTCACTTGGCCGCGCCGGGGCCCGAGGTGTTCGAGCGGGTGAAATACGTCACGCCGAACGTGTCGGGCCGCATGGACCATCTGCGCGCGGCGATCCTGCGCCCGCAATTGCGCGCGCTGAACAGCCAGGCGGACGCCTGGAACGCGCGATATTCGGTGGTCGAGGACGGCCTGCGCGGCACGCCGGGCCTGACCCTGGTGGAGCGCGACCCGCGTGGGCGTTTTGTCGGTTCGTCCTTCCAGTTCCTGCTGCTCGACTGGGCGGCGGAACGGGTCGCCGATGTGGTGGCGCGCTGCGCGGCGCGTGGGGTCGAATTGAAATGGTTCGGTGGCGCCGAGCCCAAGGGGTTCACGTCGCGCTACGACAGTTGGCGCTATGCCGAAAGCGCGCCGATGCCGGCTTCGGACCGGATCCTGGCGGGCATTCTCGACATGCGGCTGCCGTTGACCTTCAGCGTGGACGATTGCGCGCTCATTGCCCGGATCGTCCGGTCCGAGGTTTCGGCGGTGTTCCAGTCGGCCTGA
- a CDS encoding AMP-binding protein gives MNMAQLCLDHPADRVAIVDLTGKARRDVTFGVLAAMTDGIARALQARVRPGDRVGVLLSQSPWCAAAHLAVWKIGAISVPLFKLFKHDALASRVGDAGAQIVLTDAEGAALLGDLAEPWIAAEIGTDGASVPTAEAGPDTPGLLIYTSGTTGKPKGALHGHGVLAGHLPGVVLSHDHLGQPGDCLWTPADWAWIGGLLDVIMPGLALGVPVVASRLDKFTTEDCLRVIATGGARNVFFPPTALRILKASGAAIPGLRSVASGGEPLGAEMLAWGRQAMGVTINEFYGQTECNVVVSSCAADFAPRPGCMGKPVPGFDVQVIDAAGMPTEGEGDIAVRQGAPTMMLEYWRNPQATAQKFRGDWLLTGDRGVREGDFIRFVGREDDVITSAGYRIGPAEIEDCLLTHPGVATVGVVGKPDALRTEIVKAYVVRKPGVAVTAEALQAWVKDRLAGYSYPREIAFLDALPMTVTGKVIRKELKRMAAEETA, from the coding sequence ATGAACATGGCGCAGCTTTGCCTCGACCATCCCGCCGACCGGGTCGCGATCGTCGACCTGACCGGCAAGGCGCGGCGCGATGTGACGTTCGGCGTGCTGGCGGCGATGACGGACGGAATCGCGCGGGCGCTGCAGGCGCGGGTGCGCCCGGGGGATCGCGTCGGCGTGCTGCTCAGCCAGTCGCCCTGGTGCGCGGCGGCGCATCTCGCGGTCTGGAAGATCGGCGCGATTTCGGTGCCGTTGTTCAAGCTTTTCAAGCACGACGCGCTGGCCAGCCGGGTCGGCGATGCCGGCGCACAGATCGTGCTGACCGATGCCGAAGGCGCCGCGCTGCTGGGCGATCTGGCCGAGCCGTGGATCGCCGCCGAGATCGGCACCGACGGCGCATCCGTACCGACGGCTGAGGCGGGACCGGATACGCCGGGCCTGCTGATCTACACCTCGGGCACCACCGGCAAGCCGAAGGGCGCGCTGCACGGTCATGGCGTTCTGGCGGGCCATCTGCCCGGGGTGGTTCTCAGCCACGATCACCTGGGCCAGCCGGGCGATTGCCTCTGGACGCCCGCGGACTGGGCCTGGATCGGCGGGCTGCTGGACGTCATCATGCCGGGGCTCGCGCTTGGCGTGCCGGTGGTGGCGTCGCGGCTGGACAAGTTCACCACCGAGGACTGCCTGCGCGTCATCGCGACGGGCGGCGCGCGCAACGTGTTTTTCCCGCCCACCGCCCTGCGCATCCTCAAGGCCTCGGGCGCGGCCATTCCCGGTTTGCGCAGCGTCGCCAGCGGCGGCGAGCCGCTGGGTGCCGAGATGCTGGCCTGGGGGCGGCAGGCCATGGGCGTGACGATCAACGAATTCTATGGCCAGACCGAATGCAATGTCGTGGTGTCATCCTGCGCCGCCGATTTCGCGCCGCGCCCGGGCTGCATGGGCAAGCCGGTGCCGGGCTTCGACGTGCAGGTGATCGACGCCGCCGGGATGCCGACCGAGGGCGAGGGCGACATCGCGGTGCGCCAGGGTGCGCCGACGATGATGCTGGAATACTGGCGCAACCCGCAGGCCACGGCCCAGAAGTTCCGCGGCGACTGGCTGCTGACCGGCGATCGCGGCGTGCGCGAGGGCGATTTCATCCGCTTCGTCGGGCGCGAGGATGACGTGATCACCAGCGCGGGGTACCGCATCGGTCCGGCCGAGATCGAGGATTGCCTGCTGACCCATCCAGGCGTGGCAACGGTCGGCGTGGTGGGCAAGCCCGACGCGCTGCGCACCGAGATCGTCAAGGCCTATGTCGTGCGCAAGCCCGGGGTCGCGGTGACGGCAGAGGCGCTGCAGGCCTGGGTCAAGGACCGGCTCGCGGGCTATTCCTACCCGCGCGAGATCGCCTTTCTCGACGCCCTGCCGATGACCGTCACCGGCAAGGTCATTCGCAAGGAACTGAAACGCATGGCCGCAGAGGAGACCGCATGA
- a CDS encoding SDR family NAD(P)-dependent oxidoreductase translates to MTRFEAVVQPGGVAVVTGAALGIGRALARDLAARGMRVVMVDSDAAALAEAADDGAVARVVDVADRDAMQALSSEAAAMGPVRLVVNNAVTRVGRGFDAPLADWRRAVDVNLFGVIHGVRAFLPVMAGPGMIVNVGSKQGITNPPGHRVYNLTKAAVKSFTEGLEHDLRGQGGAISAHLLIPGWTTTGRAAHKPGAWQPEQVVERLIQGLTRGDFYILCPDGEVTEAMDRARILWAAGDITENRPALSRWHDDWKDVAAKACS, encoded by the coding sequence GTGACGCGGTTCGAGGCGGTGGTGCAACCGGGTGGCGTTGCCGTGGTGACCGGCGCGGCGCTTGGCATCGGGCGGGCGCTGGCGCGCGACCTGGCGGCGCGTGGAATGCGCGTCGTGATGGTGGACAGCGATGCAGCGGCATTGGCCGAGGCGGCGGATGACGGCGCGGTGGCGCGTGTCGTCGACGTGGCGGACAGGGACGCCATGCAGGCGCTGTCCTCCGAAGCCGCCGCGATGGGGCCGGTGCGGCTTGTGGTCAACAACGCGGTGACGCGGGTGGGGCGGGGATTTGACGCGCCGCTGGCGGATTGGCGCCGGGCAGTGGACGTGAACCTGTTCGGCGTGATCCACGGCGTGCGGGCGTTTCTGCCGGTGATGGCCGGGCCCGGGATGATCGTCAATGTGGGTTCCAAGCAGGGCATCACCAATCCGCCGGGACACCGGGTCTACAACCTGACCAAGGCAGCGGTGAAATCCTTTACCGAGGGGTTGGAACACGACTTGCGCGGTCAGGGTGGAGCGATTTCGGCGCATCTCTTGATCCCCGGCTGGACCACCACGGGCCGGGCCGCGCACAAACCCGGCGCCTGGCAGCCGGAGCAGGTGGTCGAACGGCTGATCCAGGGTTTGACGCGCGGCGATTTCTACATCCTGTGCCCGGATGGCGAGGTGACCGAAGCGATGGACCGCGCGCGAATCCTCTGGGCCGCCGGGGATATCACCGAAAACCGACCGGCGCTGTCGCGCTGGCACGATGACTGGAAAGACGTGGCCGCCAAGGCCTGTTCGTAG
- the glmU gene encoding bifunctional UDP-N-acetylglucosamine diphosphorylase/glucosamine-1-phosphate N-acetyltransferase GlmU — translation MSIALIILAAGKGTRMESDLPKVLHPIAQAPMLWHAMRAGQVLEPSATVVVAGHEAEAVKAAAQDFDPDAQVVIQAEQLGTAHAVARARPALSDFDGDALVLYGDTPFIRPETLQAMAEARRTHDIVVLGFDAADPGRYGRLVMQDDTLERIVEFKDATDEERAITFCNSGVIAAEAKTLFDLVDAVGNENAAQEYYLTDIIAIARDRGLTATAVRCDETETLGVNSRAELAGAEAAFQARARSALMENGVTLQAPDTVFLAWDTVIGRDAMLEPNIVFGPGVTIETGARIRSFSHIEGAHVSRGAIVGPFARLRPGAELAEDVHVGNFCEIKNARLDEGVKVNHLSYVGDAEIGERTNVGAGTITCNYDGVFKHRTVIGKRAFIGSNTMLVAPVSLGDGAMTGSGSTITEDVPAGALALSRVKQSNRPGLAAKMFEMLKAKKAKQDKEAK, via the coding sequence ATGAGCATCGCCCTGATCATCCTTGCCGCAGGCAAGGGCACGCGCATGGAATCCGATCTGCCCAAGGTTTTGCACCCGATTGCCCAAGCACCGATGCTTTGGCATGCGATGCGCGCGGGGCAGGTGTTGGAGCCGTCGGCGACGGTCGTGGTCGCCGGTCACGAGGCCGAAGCGGTCAAGGCCGCTGCGCAGGATTTCGATCCCGACGCGCAAGTGGTCATCCAGGCCGAGCAGCTCGGCACCGCCCATGCTGTGGCCAGGGCACGGCCCGCCCTGTCGGATTTCGACGGCGACGCGCTGGTTCTGTATGGCGATACGCCGTTCATCCGGCCCGAAACGCTGCAGGCGATGGCCGAGGCGCGCAGGACGCATGACATCGTCGTTCTGGGATTCGATGCCGCCGATCCGGGGCGCTACGGCCGGCTGGTGATGCAGGACGACACGCTGGAAAGGATCGTCGAATTCAAGGACGCGACGGATGAAGAACGGGCGATAACCTTCTGTAACTCAGGTGTAATCGCTGCAGAAGCAAAGACGCTATTCGATCTGGTCGACGCTGTCGGAAACGAAAATGCCGCGCAGGAATACTATCTGACCGACATCATAGCGATCGCCCGGGACCGCGGCCTGACGGCCACCGCGGTGCGCTGCGACGAAACCGAGACGCTGGGCGTCAATTCGCGCGCGGAACTCGCCGGCGCCGAGGCGGCCTTCCAGGCTCGCGCCCGGTCCGCATTGATGGAAAACGGCGTCACGCTGCAGGCGCCCGACACGGTGTTCCTGGCCTGGGATACGGTGATCGGGCGCGATGCGATGCTTGAGCCCAACATCGTCTTCGGGCCGGGCGTGACCATCGAGACCGGCGCGCGGATCCGCTCCTTTTCCCACATCGAGGGCGCCCATGTCAGCCGCGGTGCGATCGTCGGCCCCTTTGCCCGCCTGCGTCCCGGAGCGGAGCTGGCCGAGGACGTTCACGTCGGCAATTTCTGCGAGATCAAGAACGCCCGTCTGGACGAAGGCGTCAAGGTCAACCACCTGAGCTATGTCGGCGATGCCGAGATCGGCGAGCGCACCAATGTCGGCGCAGGCACCATCACCTGCAATTACGACGGCGTGTTCAAGCATCGCACGGTGATCGGCAAGCGCGCCTTCATCGGCTCGAACACGATGCTGGTGGCGCCGGTGTCGCTGGGCGACGGCGCAATGACAGGCTCGGGGTCGACCATCACCGAGGACGTGCCAGCAGGTGCGCTGGCCCTGTCCCGGGTCAAACAGTCCAACCGGCCGGGCCTGGCCGCGAAAATGTTCGAAATGTTAAAGGCCAAAAAGGCCAAACAAGATAAAGAGGCAAAATAA